A part of Actinobaculum sp. 313 genomic DNA contains:
- a CDS encoding iron-siderophore ABC transporter substrate-binding protein has translation MSTISLRAALTAGALTIALTGLTACSNSTSDNVTTSGAATATASAETSNSAATSGTDYIAPRTMADGMGSGEADGVFPRTVKHFQGETTIEAEPQRVVVISTGQIDGLLTLGVVPAGTTAPSNTETVPQYLRDAFPDLAEQFDDITYVGSRTEPSIEDIASLNPDLILINNAGKKDSDGLYESLTAIAPTVVTEGTGVNWKSDFLLLADALGRIEQAQGILDDYHEKADQLATEVDPDETVSFLTKNGDRIRVYGVSSFSGSIAEDAGISRPESQSFTDETSLDISSEELAQADGTWLFYGVNGGDNSELESLPLWNTLEAVTTNHAVAVDNDPFYLNAGPTAANLVLSTLSERLGK, from the coding sequence ATGTCAACAATCTCTCTTCGGGCTGCGCTTACTGCCGGAGCCCTCACCATCGCTCTAACAGGTCTGACGGCCTGTTCAAACTCAACTTCCGACAATGTGACCACCAGCGGCGCGGCAACTGCTACGGCCTCCGCGGAGACGTCAAACAGCGCTGCTACCTCTGGTACGGACTATATTGCTCCACGCACCATGGCCGACGGCATGGGCTCTGGCGAAGCCGACGGCGTCTTCCCGCGTACCGTCAAGCATTTCCAGGGCGAGACAACCATTGAGGCGGAGCCGCAGCGCGTCGTCGTCATTTCCACCGGTCAAATTGACGGCCTGCTCACCCTCGGCGTCGTGCCGGCGGGAACCACCGCGCCAAGCAATACGGAAACTGTTCCGCAATACTTGCGCGATGCATTCCCAGATTTGGCCGAGCAGTTCGATGACATCACATACGTTGGAAGCCGCACCGAACCGTCCATCGAGGATATCGCCAGCTTGAACCCCGACCTCATTCTCATCAACAACGCGGGGAAGAAGGATTCTGACGGCCTATACGAATCCCTCACGGCCATTGCACCAACCGTCGTTACCGAGGGAACCGGAGTGAACTGGAAGTCCGACTTCCTGCTCCTGGCCGACGCACTCGGACGCATCGAGCAAGCGCAAGGCATTCTTGACGACTACCATGAGAAAGCCGATCAGCTCGCTACCGAGGTTGACCCGGATGAGACGGTATCCTTCCTAACCAAGAATGGTGATCGTATTCGCGTCTACGGCGTATCCTCCTTCAGCGGGTCTATTGCCGAGGACGCCGGGATTTCCCGACCTGAATCGCAGAGTTTCACCGACGAGACCTCTTTAGATATCAGCTCCGAGGAACTCGCACAAGCCGACGGAACCTGGCTGTTCTACGGCGTGAATGGCGGCGACAACAGCGAACTGGAGTCCCTGCCGCTGTGGAACACTCTTGAGGCTGTCACCACGAACCATGCCGTCGCCGTCGACAACGACCCCTTCTATCTGAACGCCGGACCGACGGCGGCCAACCTCGTGCTGTCCACACTGAGCGAACGGCTCGGCAAATAG
- a CDS encoding iron chelate uptake ABC transporter family permease subunit encodes MIGVVIVCLVVLIGLFILSIAIGANNMSLADVWRGISASSSQRDTLPEAIIVWQLRMPRTFLAVLAGAALAVAGVVMQALTRNPLAEPGLLGVNSGAAFAVVCATLFLDITEPNRYVWFAFFGAAVVACLVYVVSVRRITRNDRAHLVLVGAAISAALSSCTGVLTMSHTDVFNSYRFWVIGSVANRGYEVSMPLLPLFVVGFMLAFAAGPTLNAMALGDEQAQALGVRLAAARSVSLLAITLLCGATTAACGPISFVGLAIPHMLRLLVGVDQRRLLVFSLLTGPSFMLGADIIGRVAAAGELEVGIVTAFVGAPVLLAILLRKVR; translated from the coding sequence GTGATTGGTGTCGTCATTGTCTGCCTTGTTGTTCTTATCGGGCTATTCATTCTTAGCATTGCCATCGGGGCTAACAACATGTCGCTTGCGGACGTGTGGCGCGGGATAAGCGCGAGCTCCTCCCAGCGGGATACCCTGCCGGAGGCCATCATCGTCTGGCAGTTGCGCATGCCGCGCACGTTTCTGGCTGTTCTCGCCGGGGCGGCACTCGCGGTGGCCGGTGTGGTCATGCAGGCGCTTACCCGAAACCCACTAGCGGAGCCGGGCCTGCTCGGAGTGAACTCCGGTGCCGCCTTTGCCGTCGTGTGCGCGACGCTGTTTCTGGACATTACGGAACCGAACCGGTACGTATGGTTCGCCTTTTTCGGGGCAGCGGTGGTGGCCTGTCTCGTCTACGTGGTATCGGTACGAAGAATAACGCGCAATGATCGTGCGCATTTGGTGCTGGTGGGGGCTGCTATTAGTGCCGCGCTGTCCTCCTGCACCGGGGTCCTGACCATGTCGCACACCGACGTATTCAATTCTTACCGCTTCTGGGTTATAGGCTCGGTTGCGAATCGTGGCTATGAGGTTTCCATGCCACTGCTTCCGTTGTTCGTGGTGGGGTTTATGTTGGCCTTCGCGGCGGGGCCGACGCTGAACGCCATGGCGCTCGGCGACGAGCAGGCACAGGCGCTCGGTGTACGCCTTGCTGCGGCGCGGTCCGTTTCTCTCTTGGCCATTACCTTGCTATGCGGTGCGACGACGGCGGCTTGTGGCCCCATCAGTTTCGTCGGGCTGGCCATTCCGCATATGCTGCGCCTCTTAGTCGGCGTCGATCAGCGGCGCTTGTTGGTGTTTTCGCTGTTGACCGGGCCGAGTTTCATGTTGGGGGCGGATATTATCGGCAGGGTTGCGGCGGCCGGTGAACTAGAAGTCGGAATCGTGACGGCATTCGTGGGAGCGCCGGTGCTCCTCGCAATTCTGCTGCGGAAGGTGCGGTGA
- a CDS encoding DapH/DapD/GlmU-related protein, which yields MLATLNHDEDPAHRALLHPAPIHIGPNVWIGPNVTILGGVTIGEGAIIAAGAVVTKDVAPLTIVGGVPAKYIRDVRTGSVRDR from the coding sequence GTGCTGGCGACTCTGAACCACGATGAGGATCCCGCCCACCGCGCTCTCCTCCATCCCGCACCTATCCACATCGGCCCGAATGTTTGGATAGGCCCCAATGTGACGATCCTTGGCGGTGTCACCATTGGCGAAGGCGCAATTATTGCAGCCGGAGCTGTTGTCACCAAAGACGTCGCACCGCTAACCATCGTCGGTGGCGTTCCCGCTAAGTACATCCGAGATGTACGTACGGGAAGCGTCCGCGATAGATAG